The window GGGACTGCTGGTTGGAGACCCAGCGGATCGAGGTCGGCTTGGCGAGGCCGCCGAGGTAGCGGCCGGAGAGCTCCGCCGCCCGCGAGCGCAGCTGCGCGTCACTGGGCCGGCGCCGCCGGTCTCCCCGCTCCAGGCGCTCGACCATGGTGGCCACCCACTGGCGCTCCTCGGCCTTGGTGAACCGGGCCGGGATGAGCACGATCGTGCGCCCGCCCTCGCGGTAGGCGCTGACGGTGCGGCGCCGCCGGCGGCTGCGCCTGACCTCGATGTCGGTGCTCACGCTCCCACGATAGGCGAGCGGTCGGACATTTCAGGTGCTCCGGCGCGCCCGGGACGTCGCGGGGACACGCCCGGGGTCATGCGGGACGCTCCTCGGCGCGTCGTGGGGACCGGGACCGGGCGGCCCTCGGGACCCCAGGGCCGTCGGCGTCCGTCGCGGGGCCGGGGCGGCCACAGGACGCCAAGGGCCGGCAACGGCCGTCAGCGACCGTGGAACTCCGGTCTGCGCCGGGCCGCGGCGGCGGCGATCCCCTCGTGCACGTCCTGGGTGGCCAGGGTGGTCGCCTGGGCGAGCGCCTCCCACTGCAGCGCGGTCTCCACCGTGTCGTGACCTCCCCCGCGCAGGGCCTGCAGGCTGAGCCGTGTGGCAACGGGCGCGGCGGCCGCGACGCGCTCGGCGGCGGCGAGAGCCTCGTCCAGCACCGCCTCGGCGGGGAACGCCCCGGAGACCAGCCCGAGCCCGACCGCCTCGGCCCCGGTGACGAGCCGGCCCGTGAGCAGCAGGTCCCGGGTGACGGCCATCCCGGCGACGTCGGGCAGCGACCACGTCGTCGCCATGCCCGGGTGCAGCCCGAGGGAGGTGAACGGCACCCCGAGCCGGGCGTCCTGCGCGGCATACCGGATGTCGCAGGCCAGGGCGAGCGCGAACCCGGCACCGATGGCCGCCCCGTTCACCGCGGCGATCGTCGGGACCGGCAGGTCACGCACGGACAGCCACGACCGGTAGAACGCCAGCATCCGCTCCCGCAGCCGGGGGACGGAGGCGTCCGGCTCGGAGACGATCCAGGACAGGTCGCCGCCGGCGCAGAACGCCGGTGGAGCACCGGTCACCACCACGGCCGACAGGGCGTCGTCCTCGCGCAGCTGCCCCATCAGCCGCACCCACGACCGGCTCATCGCCTCGGACATGGAGTTGCGGCGGTCTGGCAGGTCGAGGGTCACGACGGCCACCCGCCGGCCCGAGGCCTCCCGCAGGGCGACCGACAGGTCCTCGAACGGGGTCTCCCACCAGGTCAGGGCGCTCATGGGGGCGAAGACTAGGGGGTCCGCTGAGCACGACGCATCCGCCCCCCTTGCGGGAATTTGTGCTCAGGATGGTCTAGGTTGGCC is drawn from Phycicoccus sp. M110.8 and contains these coding sequences:
- a CDS encoding enoyl-CoA hydratase/isomerase family protein, with protein sequence MSALTWWETPFEDLSVALREASGRRVAVVTLDLPDRRNSMSEAMSRSWVRLMGQLREDDALSAVVVTGAPPAFCAGGDLSWIVSEPDASVPRLRERMLAFYRSWLSVRDLPVPTIAAVNGAAIGAGFALALACDIRYAAQDARLGVPFTSLGLHPGMATTWSLPDVAGMAVTRDLLLTGRLVTGAEAVGLGLVSGAFPAEAVLDEALAAAERVAAAAPVATRLSLQALRGGGHDTVETALQWEALAQATTLATQDVHEGIAAAAARRRPEFHGR